A DNA window from Helianthus annuus cultivar XRQ/B chromosome 15, HanXRQr2.0-SUNRISE, whole genome shotgun sequence contains the following coding sequences:
- the LOC118487230 gene encoding serine/threonine-protein phosphatase 7 long form homolog, whose protein sequence is MNSKNDAQIEVFTYEHKAKHSRYIFNIKRSFNPFITDKYSVNLYQPKMNFECHPGPLNAAVLFLDKNHRAFEVFKNPTAYDQPLNIRRSDRTFWQHMKENPVGGRVEGLIHAAGFNGILQIGYKYVDHALITALVERWRPETHTFHLPFGETTVTLQDVNVLWGLPIDGLPISGVDIGMSMYAVRDKCQQVLGFTPAEADVKGKRVKSLRVLEQITSSNFSENEASDEDCIFRARQIIFYLIGCTIFPDNANHLIDVKFLEFLVDLPACSGYSWGSAVLALLYKNLCNAAAPNAIAITGSVALLQVRVWERFRCFAPAVGLFQYNAPLAAR, encoded by the coding sequence ATGAATTCAAAAAATGATGCACAGATTGAAGTCTTTACATATGAACATAAAGCAAAGCACTCGAGATACATTTTCAATATCAAACGAAGCTTCAATCCTTTCATTACCGATAAATATTCAGTCAACCTTTATCAGCCGAAGATGAATTTTGAATGTCATCCTGGTCCTCTTAATGCAGCGGTGTTGTTCTTGGACAAGAATCACCGTGCGTTTGAGGTATTCAAAAATCCAACAGCGTATGATCAGCCATTAAATATTAGACGATCAGATCGAACGTTCTGGCAGCATATGAAAGAAAATCCGGTTGGTGGAAGGGTAGAAGGTTTAATACATGCAGCAGGATTCAACGGGATACTGCAAATTGGGTACAAGTATGTAGACCACGCCTTAATAACTGCGTTGGTTGAGAGATGGAGGCCAGAAACTCACACGTTTCACCTTCCTTTTGGAGAAACGACTGTGACATTACAGGATGTCAACGTGTTGTGGGGGCTACCAATAGATGGGTTGCCTATTTCTGGGGTTGACATTGGTATGTCGATGTATGCTGTACGAGACAAGTGTCAACAGGTGTTGGGGTTTACCCCTGCGGAAGCTGATGTGAAGGGCAAAAGGGTTAAGTCCCTCCGAGTTTTAGAACAAATAACATCATCCAATTTTTCTGAAAATGAAGCATCAGATGAAGATTGCATTTTTCGTGCACgtcaaataatattttatttgataGGGTGCACAATCTTTCCTGATAATGCAAACCACCTgattgatgtcaaatttttagaaTTTCTCGTAGACTTGCCCGCATGTTCGGGATATAGTTGGGGCAGTGCTGTGTTAGCTCTCCTTTACAAAAACCTTTGTAATGCTGCAGCACCTAATGCTATAGCCATTACTGGGTCAGTTGCGCTTCTACAAGTGCGGGTTTGGGAGAGGTTTCGTTGTTTTGCTCCTGCTGTTGGCCTGTTCCAGTACAATGCCCCATTAGCTGCTCGGTAG
- the LOC110919745 gene encoding uncharacterized protein LOC110919745, whose amino-acid sequence MSFTNLLHDITQRNVVDTQDSDEDDEGYGQTTQEHHLMPPVDNIVGPSSQFLVGDNNNDSFDDSESCSTEESSESEEAPPSDDGTSDDVAAVNQNTELTLAQPRPIIPATHDDPDEDEELRDYMCPDYEDNPMDVWNPKVKQIRLGMYFKSKQEVDLAIREWNIRRGREIFVIDSKSTLYKVKCYTRNENFKNPFSDAPLCEWRATASKQKHQHLWQITNWAPAHTCYSTVVRNNNRCLRSKDIAAHILPQIRTDIALKVKHIRTHIKQAMSVDVTYTKAWRGRRKAIERIYGTWESNFQELPKYVLRLQSRNPGTVVSWFHHPHSAPGHPTFKYVFWAFGPSIRVFHLCQPVISVDDTHLKGGYRGKLLVAVTKNANNYIMPVAYALVDEETVHSWCWFFQNLREYVTKDCNSGICVVSDHHAGIINAMENLLDWRKPNAYHRYCLRHVRSNFSGRFKTKSLRKLCWMIGSTSQRRKYLWAVREMQLLNRGAWNYLNDIDKSKWTIVHDRGNRRWGNLTKNISESMNNVLREARLLPVKALIHYTFTKDVSEYARQAQMTQSCNTPLPPRIWSRFNKLHSVAMQHEVSVYDVREGRYAVVSREETNDDGGNEYTVEYRRHRCSCGKWQMLRFPCSHAISVCAWRGEQPHDVTHSIFHTTTYQEQYSGHFFTLGHKDEWEEADWTIQGDPSRVTTHHGRVRSRRIRNEMDVNYHDEPQARRCSRCGETGHNRKVCGRR is encoded by the coding sequence ATGAGTTTCACAAACCTTCTGCATGACATTACACAACGTAATGTTGTTGACACCCAAGATTCTGATGAAGATGACGAGGGATATGGGCAAACAACTCAAGAACACCACTTGATGCCTCCTGTTGATAACATAGTAGGTCCGTCCTCCCAGTTTCTGGTGGGTGACAACAATAATGACAGTTTTGATGATTCGGAAAGTTGCAGCACCGAAGAAAGTTCTGAAAGTGAAGAGGCACCACCATCCGACGATGGTACTTCTGACGACGTGGCTGCAGTCAACCAAAACACTGAGTTGACCCTGGCTCAGCCGAGGCCTATCATTCCAGCGACACATGACGACCCAGACGAGGACGAGGAACTTAGGGATTACATGTGTCCGGATTATGAAGATAATCCAATGGACGTATGGAATCCAAAAGTAAAACAGATACGTCTCGGCATGTATTTCAAGTCAAAACAGGAGGTGGACCTTGCTATCCGAGAATGGAACATTCGCCGTGGAAGGGAAATTTTTGTGATCGATAGCAAATCAACTTTATACAAAGTTAAATGCTACACGAgaaacgaaaattttaaaaacccttTCTCTGATGCTCCTTTGTGTGAATGGCGTGCAACGGCatcaaaacagaaacaccaacacCTTTGGCAAATTACCAACTGGGCGCCTGCCCACACTTGTTATTCCACGGTGGTACGCAACAACAACAGGTGCCTTAGATCTAAGGATATCGCTGCACACATCTTGCCACAAATTCGTACAGACATTGCGTTGAAGGTGAAACACATCAGGACGCATATAAAGCAAGCGATGTCTGTCGATGTTACGTATACGAAGGCGTGGCGTGGACGAAGAAAGGCAATTGAGAGGATATATGGAACCTGGGAAAGCAACTTTCAGGAGCTGCCAAAGTACGTGTTACGGCTTCAGTCTCGAAACCCTGGTACGGTGGTTTCATGGTTTCATCACCCGCACTCGGCTCCAGGACATCCAACATTCAAATATGTTTTTTGGGCATTTGGTCCTTCTATTCGCGTGTTTCATCTTTGCCAGCCTGTCATCTCTGTGGACGACACACACTTGAAAGGAGGGTACCGTGGTAAGTTGTTGGTTGCGGTAACCAAAAACGCCAACAACTACATAATGCCAGTGGCGTACGCTCTTGTTGACGAAGAGACGGTTCATAGTTGGTGTTGGTTTTTCCAAAATTTGAGAGAATACGTCACCAAAGACTGTAACAGTGGAATTTGTGTTGTATCAGACCATCATGCCGGGATAATTAATGCGATGGAGAACCTTCTGGATTGGAGGAAACCAAACGCCTACCACCGTTACTGTCTTCGGCATGTCAGAAGCAATTTTAGTGGTAGGTTCAAGACCAAATCTCTTAGGAAGCTGTGTTGGATGATCGGGAGCACAAGTCAACGAAGAAAGTATCTTTGGGCTGTGAGGGAAATGCAGCTGTTAAATCGGGGTGCTTGGAACTATCTGAACGACATCGACAAAAGCAAGTGGACTATTGTTCATGACCGCGGAAACCGTCGTTGGGGTAACCTTACGAAGAACATATCTGAGTCTATGAATAATGTCTTACGGGAAGCAAGACTGCTGCCAGTAAAAGCCTTGATTCATTATACGTTCACCAAGGACGTATCAGAGTATGCTCGCCAAGCGCAGATGACCCAAAGCTGCAATACCCCTCTACCCCCTCGAATTTGGTCCAGGTTTAACAAGTTGCATTCCGTAGCCATGCAACATGAAGTGTCCGTCTACGATGTCAGAGAAGGTCGTTACGCGGTGGTTTCAAGGGAAGAAACCAATGATGACGGTGGAAACGAGTACACCGTTGAATACAGACGCCACCGGTGCTCATGCGGGAAATGGCAAATGCTTAGATTCCCTTGTTCCCATGCTATCTCCGTTTGCGCTTGGAGGGGTGAGCAACCACATGACGTTACCCACTCCATATTCCACACCACCACCTATCAGGAACAGTATAGCGGTCATTTTTTCACCCTGGGACACAAAGATGAGTGGGAAGAAGCGGACTGGACAATTCAAGGGGACCCTTCGAGGGTCACAACACATCATGGCAGGGTTCGTTCAAGAAGAATTCGAAACGAGATGGATGTTAACTACCACGATGAACCCCAGGCACGTCGATGCAGCAGATGCGGAGAAACCGGGCACAACAGGAAGGTCTGTGGCCGACGTTAA